In the Catharus ustulatus isolate bCatUst1 chromosome 18, bCatUst1.pri.v2, whole genome shotgun sequence genome, one interval contains:
- the RNF34 gene encoding E3 ubiquitin-protein ligase RNF34 isoform X1 — translation MFPYAGATSMWASCCGLLNEVMGTGAVRGQQAAFGGGAGPFRFTPSTGFSAYPAPAAASTNIVCKACGLSFSVFRKKHVCCDCKKDFCSVCSVLQENLRRCSTCHLLQETAFQRPQLMRLKVKDLRQYLILRNIPTDTCREKEDLVDLVLCHHGLGSEQDMDAGSLRSSRSQSSGFFTHPFSTSVPVPNPEPGSRRGSTGSGTPSRGQTETSINNEEEESAEEQTPGLTRKRARASLSDISSLEDIEGLSVRQLKEILACNFVNYSGCCEKWELVEKVSRLYRENEENHKTQGERMQLNEDDDSLCRICMDAVIDCVLLECGHMVTCTKCGKRMSECPICRQYVVRAVHVFKS, via the exons ATGTTTCCATAt GCGGGAGCTACTTCCATGTGGGCTTCCTGCTGCGGGTTGCTGAATGAAGTCATGGGGACGGGAGCAGTGCGTGGCCAGCAGGCTGCCTTTGGGGGAGGGGCTGGTCCCTTCAGGTTCACACCAAGCACGGGATTCTCAGCAtatccagctcctgctgcagccagcaccaaCATCGTCTGCAAAGCCTGTGGACTCTCCTTCtcagttttcaggaaaaaa cACGTGTGCTGTGACTGCAAGAAGGATTTTTGCTCAGTTTGTTCCGTCTTACAAGAGAACCTGCGAAGATGTTCCACCTGTCACTTGCTGCAAGAAACGGCCTTCCAGCGCCCTCAGCTAATGAGATTGAAAGTGAAGGATCTGCGTCAGTACCTGATCCTCAGGAACATCCCCACGGACAcctgcagggagaaggaagacCTGGTGGACCTGGTGCTGTGCCACCATGGCCTGGGCTCGGAGCAGGACATGGACGCTGGCAGCTTGCGCTCGTCGCGCTCCCAGAGCTCGGGCTTTTTCACCCATCCCTTCTCCACGTCTGTGCCTGTGCCAAACCCAGaacctggcagcaggaggggaagcaCAGGGAGTGGAACACCTTCACGG GGACAAACGGAAACATCTATAAataatgaagaagaagaaagtgcAGAAGAGCAG acACCGGGACTGACCAGGAAGAGAGCCAGGGCCTCCCTGTCCGATATCTCCAGCCTGGAAGACATCGAAGGGTTGAGTGTTCGGCAGCTGAAGGAAATCCTCGCCTGCAATTTTGTCAACTACTCAGGAtgctgtgaaaaatgggaaCTTGTGGAAAAAGTGAGCAGACTATACAGAGAGAATGAGGAGAACCACAAGACAC AGGGGGAGAGGATGCAGCTGAACGAGGACGACGACAGCCTGTGCCGGATCTGCATGGACGCCGTGATCGACTGCGTGCTGCTGGAGTGCGGCCACATGGTCACCTGCACCAAGTGCGGCAAGAGGATGAGCGAGTGCCCCATCTGCCGCCAGTACGTGGTACGGGCTGTGCACGTGTTCAAATCCTAA
- the RNF34 gene encoding E3 ubiquitin-protein ligase RNF34 isoform X2, protein MKAGATSMWASCCGLLNEVMGTGAVRGQQAAFGGGAGPFRFTPSTGFSAYPAPAAASTNIVCKACGLSFSVFRKKHVCCDCKKDFCSVCSVLQENLRRCSTCHLLQETAFQRPQLMRLKVKDLRQYLILRNIPTDTCREKEDLVDLVLCHHGLGSEQDMDAGSLRSSRSQSSGFFTHPFSTSVPVPNPEPGSRRGSTGSGTPSRGQTETSINNEEEESAEEQTPGLTRKRARASLSDISSLEDIEGLSVRQLKEILACNFVNYSGCCEKWELVEKVSRLYRENEENHKTQGERMQLNEDDDSLCRICMDAVIDCVLLECGHMVTCTKCGKRMSECPICRQYVVRAVHVFKS, encoded by the exons ATGAAG GCGGGAGCTACTTCCATGTGGGCTTCCTGCTGCGGGTTGCTGAATGAAGTCATGGGGACGGGAGCAGTGCGTGGCCAGCAGGCTGCCTTTGGGGGAGGGGCTGGTCCCTTCAGGTTCACACCAAGCACGGGATTCTCAGCAtatccagctcctgctgcagccagcaccaaCATCGTCTGCAAAGCCTGTGGACTCTCCTTCtcagttttcaggaaaaaa cACGTGTGCTGTGACTGCAAGAAGGATTTTTGCTCAGTTTGTTCCGTCTTACAAGAGAACCTGCGAAGATGTTCCACCTGTCACTTGCTGCAAGAAACGGCCTTCCAGCGCCCTCAGCTAATGAGATTGAAAGTGAAGGATCTGCGTCAGTACCTGATCCTCAGGAACATCCCCACGGACAcctgcagggagaaggaagacCTGGTGGACCTGGTGCTGTGCCACCATGGCCTGGGCTCGGAGCAGGACATGGACGCTGGCAGCTTGCGCTCGTCGCGCTCCCAGAGCTCGGGCTTTTTCACCCATCCCTTCTCCACGTCTGTGCCTGTGCCAAACCCAGaacctggcagcaggaggggaagcaCAGGGAGTGGAACACCTTCACGG GGACAAACGGAAACATCTATAAataatgaagaagaagaaagtgcAGAAGAGCAG acACCGGGACTGACCAGGAAGAGAGCCAGGGCCTCCCTGTCCGATATCTCCAGCCTGGAAGACATCGAAGGGTTGAGTGTTCGGCAGCTGAAGGAAATCCTCGCCTGCAATTTTGTCAACTACTCAGGAtgctgtgaaaaatgggaaCTTGTGGAAAAAGTGAGCAGACTATACAGAGAGAATGAGGAGAACCACAAGACAC AGGGGGAGAGGATGCAGCTGAACGAGGACGACGACAGCCTGTGCCGGATCTGCATGGACGCCGTGATCGACTGCGTGCTGCTGGAGTGCGGCCACATGGTCACCTGCACCAAGTGCGGCAAGAGGATGAGCGAGTGCCCCATCTGCCGCCAGTACGTGGTACGGGCTGTGCACGTGTTCAAATCCTAA
- the RNF34 gene encoding E3 ubiquitin-protein ligase RNF34 isoform X3, with protein sequence MWASCCGLLNEVMGTGAVRGQQAAFGGGAGPFRFTPSTGFSAYPAPAAASTNIVCKACGLSFSVFRKKHVCCDCKKDFCSVCSVLQENLRRCSTCHLLQETAFQRPQLMRLKVKDLRQYLILRNIPTDTCREKEDLVDLVLCHHGLGSEQDMDAGSLRSSRSQSSGFFTHPFSTSVPVPNPEPGSRRGSTGSGTPSRGQTETSINNEEEESAEEQTPGLTRKRARASLSDISSLEDIEGLSVRQLKEILACNFVNYSGCCEKWELVEKVSRLYRENEENHKTQGERMQLNEDDDSLCRICMDAVIDCVLLECGHMVTCTKCGKRMSECPICRQYVVRAVHVFKS encoded by the exons ATGTGGGCTTCCTGCTGCGGGTTGCTGAATGAAGTCATGGGGACGGGAGCAGTGCGTGGCCAGCAGGCTGCCTTTGGGGGAGGGGCTGGTCCCTTCAGGTTCACACCAAGCACGGGATTCTCAGCAtatccagctcctgctgcagccagcaccaaCATCGTCTGCAAAGCCTGTGGACTCTCCTTCtcagttttcaggaaaaaa cACGTGTGCTGTGACTGCAAGAAGGATTTTTGCTCAGTTTGTTCCGTCTTACAAGAGAACCTGCGAAGATGTTCCACCTGTCACTTGCTGCAAGAAACGGCCTTCCAGCGCCCTCAGCTAATGAGATTGAAAGTGAAGGATCTGCGTCAGTACCTGATCCTCAGGAACATCCCCACGGACAcctgcagggagaaggaagacCTGGTGGACCTGGTGCTGTGCCACCATGGCCTGGGCTCGGAGCAGGACATGGACGCTGGCAGCTTGCGCTCGTCGCGCTCCCAGAGCTCGGGCTTTTTCACCCATCCCTTCTCCACGTCTGTGCCTGTGCCAAACCCAGaacctggcagcaggaggggaagcaCAGGGAGTGGAACACCTTCACGG GGACAAACGGAAACATCTATAAataatgaagaagaagaaagtgcAGAAGAGCAG acACCGGGACTGACCAGGAAGAGAGCCAGGGCCTCCCTGTCCGATATCTCCAGCCTGGAAGACATCGAAGGGTTGAGTGTTCGGCAGCTGAAGGAAATCCTCGCCTGCAATTTTGTCAACTACTCAGGAtgctgtgaaaaatgggaaCTTGTGGAAAAAGTGAGCAGACTATACAGAGAGAATGAGGAGAACCACAAGACAC AGGGGGAGAGGATGCAGCTGAACGAGGACGACGACAGCCTGTGCCGGATCTGCATGGACGCCGTGATCGACTGCGTGCTGCTGGAGTGCGGCCACATGGTCACCTGCACCAAGTGCGGCAAGAGGATGAGCGAGTGCCCCATCTGCCGCCAGTACGTGGTACGGGCTGTGCACGTGTTCAAATCCTAA